The following coding sequences lie in one Fusarium poae strain DAOMC 252244 chromosome 1, whole genome shotgun sequence genomic window:
- a CDS encoding hypothetical protein (SECRETED:SignalP(1-21)~CAZy:GH128), which translates to MIANKLTVLAATAALLEPALALGHRHGRHQHKRDQVVATIDGQVVSWENNYFGPGGAAPAATQAASQPEAPAAPAPAPAKPTTIIKVAKPSQAAKAAYEAPKAEEKAAAPKKVEQVKEVKQVKAASIPKKVKTPSASPSSGGSAGFSHKRGVCYNNVDLANTFASNCENCGWGYNWDSESGGLDSGLNFIPTLWSDDPVHVDRFASNCAKSLTNGAKAIFSFNEPDNGGQAHMTPAAAAAAHIKLLNPYAGKALIGAPSISNSGLPMEGREWLENFVKECGDDCHYDFCNVHWYSEVEYGETLFEHLEKSHEICGGKPIWLTEFAPKGSDEAIASWLEEAIPRLEALDYLDAYSYFKVETGMLMTSETEMSKYGSVYASA; encoded by the coding sequence ATGATCGCCAACAAGCTCACCGTCCTCGCTGCCACTGCTGCTCTTCTTGAGCCTGCTCTTGCTCTCGGCCACCGTCACGGCCGTCACCAGCACAAGCGTGACCAAGTCGTCGCTACCATCGACGGCCAGGTCGTCTCTTGGGAGAACAACTACTTCGGCCCCGGCGGCGCTGCTCCTGCCGCTACCCAGGCTGCTTCCCAGCCCGAGGCTCCTGCTGCTCCCGCTCCCGCTCCCGCTAAGCctaccaccatcatcaaggtCGCCAAGCCTTCTCAAGCTGCCAAGGCTGCCTACGAGGCCCCCAAGGCTGAGGAGAAGGCCGCTGCCCCCAAGAAGGTCGAGCAGGTCAAGGAGGTCAAGCAGGTCAAGGCCGCCAGCATCCCCAAGAAGGTCAAGACTCCCTctgcttctccttcttccggTGGCTCTGCCGGTTTTTCTCACAAGCGTGGTGTCTGCTACAACAACGTCGACCTCGCCAACACCTTTGCCTCCAACTGTGAGAACTGTGGCTGGGGTTACAACTGGGACTCTGAGTCCGGTGGTCTTGACAGCGGCCTGAACTTCATCCCTACCCTCTGGTCCGATGATCCCGTCCACGTCGACCGCTTCGCCTCCAACTGCGCCAAGTCCCTTACCAACGGCGCCAAGGCTATCTTCTCCTTCAACGAGCCCGACAACGGTGGCCAGGCTCACATGACccctgctgccgctgccgctGCCCACATCAAGCTCCTCAACCCTTACGCTGGCAAGGCCCTCATCGGTGCTCCTTCCATCTCCAACAGTGGTCTCCCCATGGAGGGTCGTGAGTGGCTCGAGAACTTCGTCAAGGAGTGTGGCGACGACTGCCACTACGACTTCTGCAACGTCCACTGGTACTCCGAGGTTGAGTACGGTGAGACTCTTTTCGAGCACCTCGAGAAGTCCCACGAGATCTGTGGCGGCAAGCCTATCTGGCTCACTGAGTTCGCCCCCAAGGGCTCTGACGAGGCTATTGCTTCTTGGCTCGAGGAGGCCATCCCTCGTCTTGAGGCTCTCGACTACCTTGATGCCTACTCTTACTTCAAGGTCGAGACCGGTATGCTCATGACCAGCGAGACCGAGATGTCCAAGTACGGTAGCGTCTACGCCTCCGCTTAA
- a CDS encoding hypothetical protein (SECRETED:SignalP(1-28)~TransMembrane:1 (n12-23c28/29o215-236i)~BUSCO:35926at5125), whose amino-acid sequence MKLITIPRAGRVALILSILACALTTVHADDDDISTWPETEVPDWATANAMQLSLSATGLQFAVIPLTPNLGLNDTTGRYIKIVDFDGDMIATDSSNYNKVNKQNEIAYLSCDQPKDNSFLSPDKMLNKLMQKPHIRAIVLYSTSSTWCALSRAVDLEFTSILSMADTGEATQALNLLNGTSSGKIVKANIFGNNTDNTLPKDDNRGGNNTAAMSILYAITGLITLLFLAIITTGAVRAHRYPERYGPRGALGGRPRQSRAKGLARAVLDTLPIVKFGNNTPAKPDPELELENSEAHDAATQRTTSHVDDTQRSDAVTAAARDTDAVSAAARTSSSPEGAGDETSGQQCSICTEDFKVGEDVRVLPCKHQFHPACVDPWLINVSGTCPLCRYDLRPGKGAAPEEGAAGDSSSLPPPLVLEDGAENDAPHSSHRNRLSRLFDINRLREGTVEEQMDALRRMRTVANETDHQERASVAEAADGESRGQSARFAARLRDKFRIRTRAQAMENEDDQRGH is encoded by the exons ATGAAATTAATAACGATACCTCGCGCGGGCAGAGTGGCCTTGATTCTCTCCATTCTCGCCTGCGCATTAACTACCGTTCACGccgacgatgacgatatATCTACTTGGCCTGAAACTGAAGTTCCCGACTGGGCCACAGCCAATGCCATGCAACTGTCTTTGTCGGCAACCGGATTGCAGTTTGCTGTCATTCCCCTTACGCCAAATCTAGGTCTCAACGACACAACCGGTCGCTATATCAAA ATTGTTGATTTCGATGGCGATATGATTGCGACAGACTCTTCCAACTACAACaaggtcaacaagcaaaacgAGATAGCTTATCTATCATGCGACCAGCCTAAAGACAATTCTTTTCTCAGCCCAGACAAAATGCTAAACAAGTTAATGCAAAAACCACATATCAGAGCCATCGTTCTGTACTCTACATCGAGCACGTGGTGCGCTCTCAGTCGAGCTGTCGACCTCGAGTTTACGAGTATCTTATCTATGGCCGATACGGGCGAGGCAACACAAGCCTTGAATCTATTGAATGGTACTAGCAGTGGTAAAATCGTCAAGGCCAACATCTTTGGTAATAATACAGACAACACACTACCGAAAGACGATAATAGGGGAGGTAATAATACCGCTGCCATGAGCATCTTGTACGCCATCACCGGTCTCATCacccttctctttcttgcCATAATTACGACGGGTGCAGTTAGAGCGCATCGATATCCCGAAAGATATGGGCCACGGGGTGCACTTGGTGGAAGACCTAGGCAGAGCAGGGCCAAGGGACTGGCTCGGGCTGTATTGGATACTCTCCCAATTGTCAAGTTTGGAAACAACACACCGGCAAAACCGGATCCAGAATTAGAACTGGAAAATTCGGAAGCGCATGACGCTGCAACCCAGCGAACCACATCGCATGTTGATGACACGCAACGTTCTGACGCAGTTACGGCAGCTGCCCGAGACACCGATGCCGTATCAGCCGCGGCTAGAACGTCATCATCTCCCGAAGGTGCCGGAGACGAGACGAGCGGCCAGCAATGCTCTATCTGCACAGAGGACTTCAAAGTTGGCGAAGATGTTCGTGTTTTGCCTTGCAAGCATCAATTCCACCCCGCATGTGTTGATCCGTGGTTGATCAACGTGTCGGGCACGTGTCCTTTATG TCGTTATGATTTGCGACCAGGCAAGGGCGCTGCGCCTGAAGAAGGGGCTGCTGGCGATTCCAGTTCATTGCCACCACCTTTGGTGTTGGAAGATGGTGCAGAGAATGATGCACCTCATTCATCGCACCGTAACAGACTATCTCGTTTGTTCGATATCAACCGCCTTCGAGAAGGTACCGTAGAAGAACAAATGGATGCGTTAAGGCGTATGCGGACGGTAGCCAATGAGACCGATCACCAAGAGAGAGCAAGCGTGGCTGAAGCTGCCGATGGAGAATCTCGAGGCCAAAGTGCACGATTTGCGGCAAGGCTGAGAGATAAGTTTCGAATTCGCACTCGAGCTCAAGCCATGGAGAACGAAGATGACCAGCGCGGGCACTAG
- a CDS encoding hypothetical protein (BUSCO:44651at5125), producing the protein MADVPLVVISEFAQSERRITPSWSISQLKTKLETVTGVPPGCQRLSLKPTAGAEAIAIEAPNEDDTHLSNFPLAPYAELHVIDTRPPASRINLNDTAGVDKYVMPEEEYEKKPDSVLAWKKAQKLGRFDPDAPSHEQAKLNALDREVATRGIAVGRRCRVGGEDTRRGVIQYVGEVKEIPGGLGSWVAVRLDEPVGKNDGSIAGTRYWGEPSELKHGVFVRPERVEVGDFPALDDLEDMEEI; encoded by the exons ATGGCAGACGTCCCGCTCGTTGTCATTTCTGAATTCGCGCAGTCGGAGCGCCGAATCACTCCCTCGTGGTCCATCTCCCAGCTCAAGACAAAGCTTGAGACTGTCACGGGTGTTCCACCAGGTTGTCAGCGACTCTCGCTCAAACCCACGGCTGGCGCAGAGGCTATCGCCATTGAGGCGCCTAACGAGGATGACACCCACTTGTCCAACTTTCCCCTGGCCCCATATGCAGAACTTCAT GTAATTGACACACGGCCTCCGGCCTCCCGTATCAACCTGAACGATACCGCGGGCGTTGACAAGTATGTCATGCCCGAGGAAGAGTATGAGAAAAAGCCCGACTCGGTGCTTGCCTGGAAGAAGGCACAGAAGCTGGGCCGTTTCGACCCCGATGCCCCTAGCCACGAGCAGGCCAAGCTCAACGCTCTCGACAGAGAGGTGGCCACGCGGGGCATTGCTGTAGGCCGCCGGTGTCGCGTTGGCGGTGAGGATACTCGACGCGGCGTCATCCAGTACGTCGGTGAGGTCAAGGAGATTCCCGGCGGTCTCGGAAGCTGGGTTGCTGTCAGGCTGGACGAGCCCGTTGGCAAGAACGATGGCAGCATCGCTGGCACGCGGTACTGGGGAGAGCCTTCAGAGCTCAAACACGGTGTCTTTGTGAGGCCGGAGCGGGTTGAGGTCGGCGACTTTCCTGCCCTTGATGACTTGGAGGATATGGAGGAGATTTGA
- a CDS encoding hypothetical protein (TransMembrane:7 (o20-42i54-82o94-113i133-154o174-195i216-239o245-267i)) — MAPQNSIMPREAYIPKATPIGGDTMSVIVSLASVSVLSIFLFQRITAVRSWARLPFVAWLVLIIYFDSYGFVFTSAILTQVFGLNTSFNICHGAIILCLVCYVTTKILIYVFLVEKAHVIRSSTTRRRNSGLYLFNIITLLVGYGVVVVMNFIYRIARIVNGECFIGMEKISMIPLIAFDAIVNVYLTILFLIPLKNLYSFKNLPKTGANTRLRNVAMRTFVGACCTLTSSIVNLTVLMVLNGEPGWVCLMCCNSDVLFSAIVVQWVTSRDNAGSSSQVNSAALDNSYIGRQSSAAHQMSNIRASKAPNNSHDMDDETNLVSPGAVAFSSDAGSEVTKVSSGVVVTTTIHRQIKPTPGREGSLLDDDIETIGDSERDFPLRPAVYSPGKMDASEPTQTHIQGGRVQHHQRTKTLSFSRPLN, encoded by the exons ATGGCTCCGCAGAACTCCATCATGCCTCGAGAGGCTTACATCCCGAAAGCCACCCCTATAGGCGGAGATACTATGTCGGTTATCGTCTCGCTTGCCTCCGTCTCGGTCTTATCAATCTTTCTCT TCCAGAGAATCACTGCAGTTAGATCGTGGGCAAGGTTACCATTTGTTGCCTGGC TCGTTCTGATCATCTACTTCGACTCATACGGGTTCGTCTTTACATCGGCAATTCTCACACAAGTTTTTGGCCTGAATACTAGCTTCAACATCTGCCATGGAGCAATTATTCTATGCCTGGTTTGCTATGTAACAACCAAGATT CTCATCTACGTCTTCCTCGTTGAGAAAGCG CACGTTATCCGAAGCTCTACTACGCGAAGACGAAATTCGGGACTCTACTTGTTCAACATAATCACTCTCCTGGTCGGCTATGGTGTTGTTGTGGTAATGAACTTTATCTA TCGTATTGCCAGAATCGTCAACGGAGAGTGCTTCATCGGAATGGAAAAGATCTCAATGATTCCTCTCATCGCTTTCGATGCTATCGTCAACGTCTACTTGACtatcctcttcctcattcCCCTCAAGA ACCTTTATTCTTTCAAGAATCTGCCAAAGACCGGTGCCAACACTCGCCTCCGTAACGTCGCCATGCGTACTTTCGTCGGTGCTTGCTGCACCCTAACAAGCAGTATTGT TAATTTAACGGTGCTGATGGTTCTCAACGGTGAGCCCGGATGGGTGTGTCTCATGTGCTGTAACAGCGATG TGCTCTTCTCAGCTATTGTCGTTCAATGGGTCACCTCCCGTGACAATGCTGGATCTTCCAGTCAGGTCAACTCGGCCGCTTTGGACAACAGCTACATTGGCAGACAATCATCGGCCGCTCACCAAATGAGCAACATCCGAGCCTCCAAGGCTCCCAACAACAGTCATGACATGGACGATGAGACCAACCTCGTGTCACCAGGTGCCGTCGCCTTCTCAAGCGATGCTGGCTCAGAAGTCACTAAGGTCAGCAGTGGTGTTGTCGTTACCACGACCATCCACCGCCAGATCAAGCCTACACCCGGCCGTGAAGGAAGTCTTCTCGATGATGATATCGAGACCATTGGCGATTCTGAGCGTGATTTCCCACTACGCCCAGCGGTTTATTCTCCAGGCAAAATGGATGCCTCTGAGCCGACACAGACCCATATTCAAGGTGGCAGAGTACAACACCACCAACGAACAAAAACACTTTCCTTTTCACGACCACTGAACTAA